The sequence ttgtgatcatagctatgttcttgcatttcattggtagtatcttggcttaggtgacttatgccttaaaatgttgtctctcttggtgtacctaagaaaatttttcttaatcttgGTGTACTTAGACATtgcgctttatatgcatgatcttgttgttttcaattggtatatgtggtgcaatgattatcatgtatgaagcatgcctaggttgcttgtaaaatgttatacttcttgaggcatgcattgttgtattaagtcaacctttcatttggtattcaattggtatctctttgtgatgaaattgatagagtatgccttgaccaagatatgttgtgatcccctctagttctgagaaAGCTAGAATGCGCAAAGTGCAAgttattcaaatacttgatgcacaagtttagggggagcacacataacttgtgtcttttgagactaattgtttcttgagcgatcttgtatagtctcaaggtggaaaaagagaagatgagcaagaaatggagcaatcaggacttgggtacctctgtaagttAAGAAATTGGTTAGGATAaggaatcaggcacaagtgtggagaagctcccGAGAGATTAATgctttcaagatgggaagtacaccacaacatggtaaaggtacaaaaggaagtattgaTCTTTTTGCGTATATGTATCTTACTCAAATGTTGGTAGTGCATATTTTTAATgaataagggggagttttgatagtgtgtttttcctccttaacaccctgttgtcccttgacatcatcctatgttcttgagtatggtttttggtgtttgatgtcaaagggggagaatttgtgcattaaagcttatctcaacctgagaggaaagcttatcctaaggggtgatgtgttagtttgagctttgtTAGTGTGTTATTGATAAttcttatcatatgcttcttgcagtattatatgtgtgCATTTTGGGTCTAGTGCCTTCGCTGCTATGAATTAATTGGCATCTATTGTGTTCATTCAgtaatagatattcatgtggaTAATGGTGCatgggttaatggtgctttaagattgttttaaattggtatcttagtttaaattggtatcttaatgatgaatagtggtaggttgatattcctgtgaaaTAACCACTCAATTGaacggtgtttaactctgattctgtgcatttgtgtgttatacgcaTCTTGGTTTGATCCTcgacacaatgcatcccacaggtgctaaggtgtagcaatgcttcgcttagcctaagtatgtgcattttggattttaatgtaagcacatatttagggggagcattctacaaTCTTAGAgctcaaaatttgtgctttaaatttcaccttatgtaagctttaattgtgttgccatcaatcaccaaaaagggggagattgaaagctctcttgtgggctttggtgtttggatgacaacttaattaaaggactaacaagtgtgctaagtgttgaacaggtgcttaatgtaaagctaacagggttcaacacaagtgaacaagtgtgatggtccaaggactagatgatggatagataatgggcatcacaagtaagatggacattgcataaagtgagactcgggtgcgtagctcggagaccactgatcaagccaaggatggaggcaagaagagcttcgaggtaccaagtgcacgggagaaggtcaaagaggctgaggaacccaaagcatagggtgaagaagaagacttgcaaagtcaagggtgatcgagttgagaagagctatggcacatcaaggatcactaaataaggacgtgacttacaaccaatgaggaaacatctatagttatgtggtgtaagtcataaggctcaagatcaagctctaagaagggaaCAAAGTCACAAGAAGGAGAACAAATGTCAAAataagaactggaagcagcctaaaagagctaagtgcactctgacctttagtttgggttgttcccatgtttggagatattctatgtgacctttgcaggatgttggagctcagaaatgttAGTCTAGATTAAGttaagctgacttgatgatttatgagtcaaaCATCAATCTTAAGCATGTCAAATGATAGAGAGGTGAAAATCCAAGAGAAGGtatatttctagacttagtacattggtttttgtgtactaacatatttgtctaagtgttagaaacagagaaaagaagaaaagaaaagagatgcaaaaggcttggctgtgtacagccaagactcagctcagtctggcacaccggactgtccagtggtgcaccggacagtgtccggtgcgcaagactgaactctggtgaacatgccgctctcgggaagcgattaacggcgtacggctataaatcaccggactgtccggtggtgcaccagactgtccggtgagccaacggtcggccacgcaatccgcgtgtgacgcgtggccgagccaacggtcagatgggggcaccggactgtccggtgcgccaacggctccaagactgcaacggtcgactacgccaattttggaaggaaatcgggcaccagacagtgtccagtggtgcaccggactgtccggtgcgccaaccgacagaaggcaaaaattgccttcctggattgctctaaacggctcctaggccttttgggtctataaaagggactcctaggcgcctccaataGTGAGATaagcgcagccaacaagtgtagacatcactctgatcaattctcactctccctcttgtgtgtatctctctagtttgtgtagaaggcaaaactataagcctttagagagtggagaagtgctgctaagagctagagcaaggtcttgagcatatcgttaccctgccggagtgctgccaagaagattgtaagcagctgcggtttcgttgtaaccatctcaacatagtggaaggctctatctgtcagatTGACAGatttgagcaaacggaggaaggagttgaaacagactccaagcccaggtgtggctaactccaacgaggactaggcaagcgtttcaggcttggccgaacctcgggataaatccttgcgtctgtgtgctctgttctgtattgtattctgactctctgtctcactcgcttttatatctgcacttcaacacttatctgtggtataagctttatttgaagtgcaggacattttgagacaggatcttctattccactacaacctactcgaagggtcttctcattccactgcgttctagtcttcgagtagagtaagaatttaagttttcaagtgataatttttattcgcctattcacccccccctctaggcgacatccagatcctattcCCGGGCCCAAGGGAACTTTCACAAGGTCCAGGACCCCCGCGAGTGTGACCCAGGCCTCCGGGACGGGTCCCGGTCCCCTCTGCATAGGGACCGGACTACCCACAGCTGGGCCCCGGGACTCTGAGGCAAAGGGCACCCGACCCTTGCTcaggcaggggtccggtgctaACACGTGTCCAGGCCCAACCTGGTGCGGACCTGTCCGTATAACGCTACTGCACCCCGCCCAGACGGGaacccgatgctgccacatggcCTACCGCGCGTGACGTAAGCCTGCGGgtagagcctgacgtaaggcctctgggccgcgctgcctctgcatttattgcagaaAAGATGCGCCGCCTGTCTATCCCGCTGACAGCCGATGTGCCCCTTCAACATTTAATGTGTCCTATCTACTCATCTGGCAGGCAGCGACCAGGCTAtcccgcaggcggcgtgcctgtctatTCCCGTTGGCTGACGATACGTCTGTGCTGCCGCATGCGCCGTATCCATCATGACTCGCGTGTTACCGAGGACGATACCGCGAGATATCAATACTGTATGCACTACGGCTATGATGGCATTCAAAGATTACATGGGCATGGCAAGCAATAGTTCCATCCTTCcatttgtccctgggcccacgtgtcggggctcagaacccttgtacatgccccccttgaactataaaaggggaggcatgcgacgtgaaCACACCAAGACTCAAGTCATTCAGGCTTACACACAGCACAAGCTTCCTcaacaatccaacacacagtggagtagggtattacgctccggcggcccgaaccactctaaatcctcgcgtgttcatgtgtttgatgatcgcttagcaagacaggcaaaacgcttaagccccctcctcatcttaggatttagggtgggtgcactccgccacccggccggagaattccctctccgatagCGGTTGTAGATGTCATTGAGGAGGATCTTCTTACATGCTCGTCGATCATCAATTATTTAGTTATTTAGGGTACGATGGTGAAGAGCTTCTCTAGTGAAGTAGTAGGTGTTGGCTATTTGGTCCAGAAGGTCGATCACTTCTTGTCATTGCAATCAATGAGGTCCATGGAGTGTAGCAGTCATATGTGGATCTATAATTTAATAAACTAAAAACCTATTGTCGACCTAAAATTGCATGAGATTTATAAAAAAAAAAGATATGTATTTACCAGCCTTTCGTTATATGTCTTTGTTCATTCCTTTATCATTGGAATTAGAGAGCATCAGAGTAAGCGAACTGGTTCAAAATAGTATCATTATCGCTGGTTAGAGGTACTATCATGCCTGCATGAGGACGAAATGGGGGACAAGCATCATATGAAGGAGGCACACCGTATGGTGGAGTACCAAATGAGGGAAAGAACTGAGGAGGAGCATCAAAGGATCCAAATGGAGGATCATCATATGGATATGGATATGAAAAAATATTCTTACCATCATTTGGGGATGAGTGGCACATAAAATGCCATGTCAGTTACAAATGTTAAATTGACATCAGTAAAACTAACAAAAAGTTAAATGCCCCTATGGATATCCATACATGTATGAAAAATGATATGTGTAAGTGAATGGTGGTAGAGGAGTGTCGACAGTAAGAGCTTTTGGTGATGGAAGGAGCATTGGTGGTTGGATTTTCACTGGGAGGATCATATTTTGTCAAGATGAATTAGGCTTTTCTAAAACGTCTTGCCACAATTATAACCCTCCATTGAACTCGCCCTTCTACTTGAATTAGGAGAGGGGTGAGAGGGGTATTCACACAGCAGAAAGCTTCCATGCACTTCGGACCCCCAACCCAGGCTTGAATGGGGCGGAAAATTCGGTGGATCAGTTGTCCGCTGGTGTCGACAACGCTGACATGCTGAGTCGTGCGGTGCCCCCCCACTGATTTCAATCGTTTACGCCGCATGGAATGGCCTGGAGCGGGCGCAGATCCATGATTGCGGCGTGATGAACGGCACGGGACACATCGGACAAGACCCCGGACAAAGCTGATGCCCGCGCGGACAGGGAAAGGCACCGTCCGGACCTTTACTTGGCCGGATGAATGCGCCGGCCAGTTTAACCACGCAATTAGTACACCAACCAGTGTTCTTACTGCGAGACAGTGTTACTTGAAGAGTGACCATGGACAGGGCTCTACTCTCTATCCATCCTGTTTCCTTGTGCTGTCAGAAAATTCAAAACCACCAAAGATCTCATCCCCATCGCGATTCGCGTCGTATTGGGGAATTAAAACTCCTCACCAACGCCACCAAAGACACACAGTCCCCAGATGTACAACCTGTAGGGGTTGCAGCGCGGCGCCGGCGCGTCGGGTCGTGCCCATCACGTTGTCTCCACTCCGtcgcctctcctctcctctccgtcCCTGCGCCACGCGGGGGAGATTAAAGCGAAGCGCCTCCCCGCTCACCTCTCCTCTCGTCGTGCGTTGGATCAAAGTATCAAACCAATCTCCCCTCGCCGTCCGGCCGGCGTGCGCGCGGGGCCTCTTTTTTTGGAGCCTTGCGCCGCGGCCCGTTCCTCCTGTCCGAAATAATCCGCCTCGACGTGTtcgcctccccctccccctccctctctcccctcccctcgcGACTCGTCTCGTGCGTGACTGCGTGCTCGCTCTCCTTTTCGCTGCGCTCATCTCGGTATCTGTGCCAGCGCTCGCCTCTCCCCGCCGGCCCGCCCTCCTTCCTTTCCTTGTCTAGCCGAAGGCCGAAGCCACTGCGCGCGCGTGCGTGCGACGATGTCGTCGGCGGTGGAGGCCATCTCCTGCCCCAAGGTCGACGTCCCCGCCGGCCCGGAGCCGGGGGAGCCGGCCAAGGAAGCGGCGCCGCCCGCGGAGCACTGCGACACGGCGCCCAACGGCAAGTGCGCGCCGCGTTGTcacggggaggaggaggaggaggaggaggacgaggaggaCGAGGAGAAGGCCCCCAAGGCCATCGACCTCGGTCCCATGGTCAGCATCAAGGAGCAGCTCGAGAAGGACAAGGTACGGATGGTGCCTTGTCTTAATTCATCTGCGTGCAGCGTGCGTTTCTTTTCTTCACTATACTTCTTCGGGGCCGCGTTTTACCTCGCAGGACGACGAGAGCCTGCGGCGATGGAAGGAGCAGCTCCTCGGCGGCGTGGACTTGAACTCCGTGGGAGGTAAATTAAACTCGCGTCGTCTGCTGAAAAAAAAAAGAATTCGAGATTTCTAAGCAAAATTTGCTGGGTGCCGCCTGCCTGCGTCTGATTGGCTGGCCAGACCGTCCTTGCGGCCTTGTTTAATGGCGCCAGTGGGGCAACGGCACATGAATGTCTACGCATGTGATGTGAGCACCGCCATGCCGAGATGGTCCCGTGACACGGTGACGGCGTGACCGGTGGCCGTGAGCCATCCATCTGCATTTGTTTCCCGTGAGCCCTCCCTCCATTTGACAATGCACTGTGCACCGGCCACAGCCCACAGCCCGTGCGCCGTACTGCGCGTACCTTTCGTGTAAAAGTGAGAGGCGGTGGCCTGTCACCTGTGGACTCAGCACCGGCCGGCGGCCGACTTGCGTGCCTTTTTCTGCCGGTCGTTTCGGAAGAAAAAGCGTGGAGGGCACGGTTTACAAAACCGGTAAAAACCGGCGGTAAACCGGTCGGTTTACCGAAACCGCTGGGGTGCGGTTTCGGTTAACCACCGGTTTTTTTTCAAAATTCGTTctaaatttaaaaaatttaaaaaaatTCATAAAAACCGGAAACCGCCGGTAAACCGTTTTTTGGGACCGGTAAACCGTTATTTTAGATCGGTAAACCGCCAATTTTTGCCGGAAACCCGAATTTAATGCCACGATTGAGTATTTAGTGGTCAATTTATGTATACTAGTCTTGTTTAATGTTATATGTTATATGTGGAGATGTTATATGCTATATGTGAAGATGAAACCCGTAGCTCAAGTCAAGTTTAGACATTTAGTGGTCAATTCCGGTTACATTTCCTGTCCAAGATGGAATCCGTGGATCAAGTAGCTTCAGTTCTTCTAATAAGTATCCGTCTGGACAATACTCAATCTAGCTAGAACTCTTAGCTCCAATTCTTCTGTATGTGTTCCTAAGATTTGCTTGAAGATGAAACCGGTAGCTCAAGTCAAGTTTAGACATTTAGTGGTCAATTTCGGTTACATTTCCTGTCCAAGATGGAATCTGTGGATCAAGTAGCTTCAGTTCTTCTAATAAGTATTCGTCTAGACAATACTCAATCTAGCTAGAACTCTTAGCTCCAGTTCTTCTGTATGTGTTCCTAAGATTTGCTGATCAGGAGAAAAGTTCAACACTTGGTGAGGTGCACGTGCAATACACAAACACCAAACATACATACTGGTATGTTGTTTTGCTTTGTGGATAAGTATTTATTTGTCGTTCTTATTTTCTCGCTAATgtactaaaccctaaaccctatgacTCGAGGTGAACATGTGAGTATTGTGAAATAAGTCGACCTATGTGTCATTGCCTCGTTGGAGAGGtgtaaaagaacttgtatttgagtatGCAAAGTTCGCTGGTTGTTTATTACATGAGAACTGGAGTTTGTggttgcatatatatatatatatatatatatatatatatatatatatatatatatatatatatatatatatatatatatatatataattatatgttTTTTGGTGAATGCATGTTGTGTAGATCAATTAATATTTACTGTACAATGTGAATTGAGCAAACTATAAATAAATTCTGATAAAATTTTCAATTTTTCTGCAAAAAAACAATAAAAACCAGTTTGTTTCGCGGTTAACCGGCGGTTTCTACCGGTTTTTCGCCGGTTTTCCACTGGTAAACCGGTTTGAATTCAAAATGATTTGGTTTGGCCAAACCGGTCGGTTTTTACCGGTTTCCACCGGTTTACCGACGGTAAACCGTTACCGGTGGGGGGCGGTTTTTACATCTAAAACGGTTTTGTAAACCGTGGTGGAGGGGCACCGGTTAATCATTATTCGTTGGTCTTCTGCAGATGTGGTAATTTGAATCCTGGACCCTAGAAATGCAACCGTAGGATACCAATGCCAGCATCCTTCAATCCTGAGAAAGTGGCATACTACTGCTGGTAGTCGTCGTCGTAGTCGTTGCTATTCTGAACTTCTGGTGTAGTTTTATCTGGTGCTTTTGCTGCTTTTAAGATCAGCATATTTTGCAGGATTCAGGCATTCGTTCATGGAGCACTTGCCTTTTTGGCTTAGACTTTAGCACACATTTTCACGTTTAGTGTTTACAATAACGCTGATTTAAACCTTCTGAGCCGTTTGAATGAGCGGGAGATGGAAGTGCTATCTCGAATCAGACCGAGACAGAGAGTGAAAGTGAAAGAGACGCTCAATTTAATGAGCATGTCCAATTTAATGCAATGTAAGAAGCAGATCTGaaatttgaacatcctgtgcgTGTGTGTGTGATGTTCGCAGAGACGCTGGAGCCGGACGTGAAGATAATGAGCCTGTCCATCCTGTCGCCCGGGCGGCCCGACATCGTGCTGCCGCTGCCGGTGGAGCCCAACGGCAAGGGCGTGTGGTTCACCCTCAAGGAAGGCTCCCCGTACCGGCTCAAGTTCACCTTCTCCGTCAGCAACAACATCGTCTCCGGCCTCCGCTACACCAACACCGTCTGGAAGACGGGGCTCAAAGGTGAGTGAGAAAGCCAGCCGACAGGAGGATGATCTGACGCCTGGCGGGCGGGGCGGGACGACAGACACGCCATTTGTGCGCACGCACGAGCACGAGCACGTCCCTTACTAGTGTGCCGGCCACCAGAACACCACAGCTCACGGTCTGCTGCTTGTCATGTCATGTCACGCGGTGCAGTTGACAGAGCCAAGGAGATGCTCGGCACGTTCAGCCCCCAGCTGGAGCCCTACACGTACGTGACGCCGGAGGACACCACCCCGTCGGGAATGTTTGCCCGGGGGTCCTACTCTGCCAGGACCAAGGTACGTACGTACGTGGATGCAGAACCAGTCCTTTTTCGGTTCACACAGAATCCTTCAGGCTCGATAGTTCACGAGGTTTGGTTTGGCATCCTGTTCTTTGACAGTTCCTCGACGACGACCGCAAGTGCTACCTGGAGATCAACTACACCTTCGACATCCGCCGGGAGT is a genomic window of Zea mays cultivar B73 chromosome 5, Zm-B73-REFERENCE-NAM-5.0, whole genome shotgun sequence containing:
- the LOC100285962 gene encoding rho GDP-dissociation inhibitor 1 translates to MSSAVEAISCPKVDVPAGPEPGEPAKEAAPPAEHCDTAPNGKCAPRCHGEEEEEEEDEEDEEKAPKAIDLGPMVSIKEQLEKDKDDESLRRWKEQLLGGVDLNSVGETLEPDVKIMSLSILSPGRPDIVLPLPVEPNGKGVWFTLKEGSPYRLKFTFSVSNNIVSGLRYTNTVWKTGLKVDRAKEMLGTFSPQLEPYTYVTPEDTTPSGMFARGSYSARTKFLDDDRKCYLEINYTFDIRREWPSTS
- the LOC100285962 gene encoding rho GDP-dissociation inhibitor 1 isoform X3 produces the protein MSSAVEAISCPKVDVPAGPEPGEPAKEAAPPAEHCDTAPNGKCAPRCHGEEEEEEEDEEDEEKAPKAIDLGPMVSIKEQLEKDKDDESLRRWKEQLLGGVDLNSVGETLEPDVKIMSLSILSPGRPDIVLPLPVEPNGKGVWFTLKEGSPYRLKFTFSVSNNIVSGLRYTNTVWKTGLKVDRAKEMLGTFSPQLEPYTYVTPEDTTPSGMFARGSYSARTKVRTSSTTTASATWRSTTPSTSAGSGRRRADHPSLPPSVA
- the LOC100285962 gene encoding rho GDP-dissociation inhibitor 1 isoform X2, coding for MSSAVEAISCPKVDVPAGPEPGEPAKEAAPPAEHCDTAPNGKCAPRCHGEEEEEEEDEEDEEKAPKAIDLGPMVSIKEQLEKDKDDESLRRWKEQLLGGVDLNSVGDLLIRRKVQHLVRCTCNTQTPNIHTETLEPDVKIMSLSILSPGRPDIVLPLPVEPNGKGVWFTLKEGSPYRLKFTFSVSNNIVSGLRYTNTVWKTGLKVDRAKEMLGTFSPQLEPYTYVTPEDTTPSGMFARGSYSARTKFLDDDRKCYLEINYTFDIRREWPSTS
- the LOC100285962 gene encoding rho GDP-dissociation inhibitor 1 isoform X1 — encoded protein: MSSAVEAISCPKVDVPAGPEPGEPAKEAAPPAEHCDTAPNGKCAPRCHGEEEEEEEDEEDEEKAPKAIDLGPMVSIKEQLEKDKDDESLRRWKEQLLGGVDLNSVGDLLIRRKVQHLVRCTCNTQTPNIHTETLEPDVKIMSLSILSPGRPDIVLPLPVEPNGKGVWFTLKEGSPYRLKFTFSVSNNIVSGLRYTNTVWKTGLKVDRAKEMLGTFSPQLEPYTYVTPEDTTPSGMFARGSYSARTKVRTSSTTTASATWRSTTPSTSAGSGRRRADHPSLPPSVA